A single genomic interval of Verrucomicrobiota bacterium harbors:
- a CDS encoding DUF5060 domain-containing protein — protein MAHLKLIVLFTIGSLAIGFLIYGSSSIADKKAQIDGELKRWHKITLSLRGPDSSETATPNPFLDYRMLVTFKHPKTGLTYKVPGYFAADGNAAHTSAVSGDIWRAHLSPDEIGQWDYKISFHTGPNIAIHDDLSSGEEVIPYHGIDGTFEISETDKSGRDHRAKGRLQYVNKHHLRFAGNNEYFLKAGADAPENLLAYEDFDDTPDTLTNNKKYRKSWTAHQKDYVEAEALNYTWADGKGTELLGAIHYLASEGLNVFSFLTFNIDGDDDNVFPHLLRKTVQDYENIEDNKRWENTTDGIHHDRFDVSKLDQWEQIFSYADKKGMYLHFKTQETENDELMDNGELVVIRKLYYRELIARFSHHLALNWNLGEENDIWKKDKDLQQTRVKGYAQYFYETDPYHHHLVLHTYPNQKNKIYPALVGDASKFTGASLQTNKPNFSMVFRDVKKWVNQSAASGKPWVVACDEPGDAKLALRPDADKAHSHTDGRKNALWGTIMAGGAGVEFYFGYQAAHSDLSCQDFRSRDRFWDYCRYLLTFFKDNQIPFQDMRNQDSLSSNAKSWCLAKPDDNYVIYLKEGGTTSLDLSGCQGTYDVKWFDPRNGGSLLEGSVPSIEGGDKRLLGNPPDSLDQDWAILIRKAPNS, from the coding sequence ATGGCTCATCTTAAACTGATTGTTTTATTCACTATAGGATCACTGGCAATCGGTTTCCTTATTTACGGCTCCAGCTCGATTGCCGATAAGAAAGCTCAGATAGACGGAGAACTCAAACGATGGCATAAAATCACTCTCTCCTTGCGGGGACCTGATAGCAGTGAAACGGCCACTCCTAACCCCTTTCTGGACTATCGTATGCTTGTTACTTTCAAACATCCAAAAACAGGCCTAACCTATAAAGTTCCCGGATATTTCGCTGCCGATGGCAACGCCGCCCATACTTCCGCAGTTAGTGGAGACATCTGGAGAGCTCATTTATCTCCAGATGAAATCGGTCAATGGGATTATAAGATTAGCTTTCATACTGGCCCCAATATAGCCATTCATGATGACTTATCCTCCGGAGAGGAAGTGATACCTTATCATGGCATAGACGGAACATTTGAGATCTCTGAGACTGATAAATCAGGACGTGATCACCGGGCTAAAGGACGCCTCCAGTATGTGAATAAACATCACTTACGCTTTGCAGGAAATAACGAGTATTTCTTAAAAGCAGGAGCAGATGCACCGGAGAATCTTTTAGCGTATGAAGATTTTGATGACACTCCAGATACTCTGACCAATAATAAGAAATATCGAAAAAGTTGGACCGCCCATCAGAAAGACTATGTAGAAGCTGAAGCCTTAAATTATACATGGGCTGATGGCAAAGGCACAGAGCTATTAGGTGCAATTCATTATCTGGCGAGTGAAGGTTTGAATGTTTTTTCATTCCTCACGTTCAATATTGACGGGGACGATGACAATGTATTCCCTCACCTATTACGTAAAACTGTGCAGGACTACGAAAATATTGAAGATAACAAACGATGGGAAAATACTACAGATGGGATTCACCACGACCGCTTCGATGTTTCCAAGCTAGACCAATGGGAACAAATATTTTCCTACGCGGATAAAAAGGGCATGTATTTACACTTCAAAACTCAGGAAACTGAAAATGATGAGCTGATGGATAACGGCGAATTGGTTGTCATTAGGAAGCTGTATTACCGAGAATTGATCGCCCGCTTTAGCCACCACCTTGCATTAAACTGGAATCTAGGAGAGGAGAATGATATCTGGAAAAAAGATAAAGACCTCCAACAAACTCGCGTGAAGGGTTATGCTCAGTATTTTTATGAGACTGATCCTTACCATCACCATCTAGTCCTACACACTTACCCCAACCAAAAAAATAAAATTTACCCTGCTTTAGTAGGTGACGCTTCCAAATTTACAGGGGCTTCACTACAGACTAACAAGCCTAACTTTTCCATGGTTTTTAGGGACGTCAAAAAGTGGGTAAATCAATCTGCCGCATCTGGTAAACCTTGGGTAGTCGCTTGCGATGAACCCGGCGATGCCAAGCTAGCTTTACGACCGGATGCCGATAAAGCCCATTCACATACAGACGGCCGCAAAAACGCCTTGTGGGGAACGATTATGGCTGGAGGCGCTGGAGTAGAGTTTTATTTTGGCTACCAAGCCGCTCACTCAGACCTAAGTTGTCAGGACTTTCGAAGTCGTGATCGGTTTTGGGACTATTGCCGATACCTGCTGACTTTTTTCAAAGATAACCAGATCCCCTTCCAAGATATGCGTAATCAGGATAGTCTAAGCAGCAACGCAAAAAGCTGGTGTCTTGCAAAACCTGATGACAACTATGTCATCTATCTCAAAGAAGGGGGCACCACTAGTCTAGACTTGAGTGGTTGCCAAGGGACATATGATGTCAAATGGTTTGATCCCCGAAACGGAGGCTCACTTCTCGAAGGATCAGTCCCATCCATTGAAGGTGGTGATAAACGACTTCTTGGCAACCCACCCGACTCTCTGGACCAGGACTGGGCTATTCTTATTCGTAAAGCACCTAATAGCTGA